The Diadema setosum chromosome 1, eeDiaSeto1, whole genome shotgun sequence genome has a window encoding:
- the LOC140231071 gene encoding uncharacterized protein isoform X1 — MEAPVCPVESSNISGNACKKMKKSATGKKSGKRRKHFICSICSMEFSYASNLHRHLKNIHKKKEICLVDGCTYQCSNKRKMLLHLELKHTPHVEKVDLQFPNLEEFYAWKLKEEVQNFVCFTKRRGDTEMLASTHQHYICYLSRRKSAKEKLAKMDLFCPARIVVKQSRETGTVSATYFKTHSHPLTYSGTQHLPIPECLRHDIKKKLKAGQTVNQVHLQLKRDHQSQLAVAIAMYNRLRKVDKTQIRSIQRSMVRSGVISDKTSDKANEEDASQMVCGAEHQVIPDTAMHLEVTTDQSISKDLMLNSTQKVAATSAMTPVEIISPDEVTKHISAAQRVDQGDGKPKTDVQVMVKQLLTLLENEGVKHRMMSCVEGSIEELIVMCKVAQT, encoded by the coding sequence AGGAAACACTTCATCTGCTCCATATGCTCCATGGAGTTTTCCTATGCATCAAATCTGCACCGTCATTTGAAGAACATTCATAAGAAAAAGGAAATCTGCCTGGTGGATGGATGTACGTATCAGTGTTCCAACAAACGGAAGATGCTGCTTCACCTCGAACTCAAACACACGCCCCACGTGGAAAAGGTTGACCTGCAGTTTCCAAACCTGGAGGAGTTCTATGCCTGGAAGCTGAAAGAGGAGGTGCAGAACTTTGTGTGTTTCACAAAACGGCGAGGAGACACCGAAATGCTGGCCTCAACTCACCAGCACTACATCTGTTACTTGTCTCGCAGAAAATCCGCTAAAGAAAAACTTGCAAAGATGGACTTGTTCTGTCCGGCACGCATTGTCGTTAAGCAGTCAAGGGAAACTGGTACTGTCAGTGCCACTTACTTCAAGACACATTCGCATCCACTCACATATTCGGGTACCCAGCATCTTCCAATTCCAGAGTGCCTCCGCCACGACATTAAGAAGAAACTGAAGGCAGGCCAGACGGTCAACCAAGTCCACTTGCAGCTCAAAAGGGACCACCAATCGCAACTTGCCGTGGCAATAGCCATGTACAACAGGTTACGCAAAGTGGACAAAACTCAAATTAGGTCTATCCAGCGCTCCATGGTGAGAAGTGGAGTGATATCGGACAAGACCTCAGATAAAGCGAATGAAGAGGATGCTTCTCAGATGGTTTGTGGAGCAGAGCATCAGGTCATACCTGACACAGCAATGCACTTAGAGGTCACTACAGATCAGAGCATTTCCAAAGATCTGATGCTGAATTCTACCCAGAAAGTGGCCGCCACATCGGCCATGACCCCTGTGGAGATCATATCCCCTGATGAGGTTACAAAGCACATCTCTGCTGCTCAGCGGGTGGACCAGGGAGATGGCAAGCCCAAAACTGATGTGCAAGTGATGGTGAAGCAGCTGTTGACTCTTCTTGAGAATGAGGGGGTTAAACATCGCATGATGTCTTGTGTCGAAGGGAGCATAGAAGAGCTCATCGTTATGTGTAAAGTAGCACAGACCTAA
- the LOC140231071 gene encoding uncharacterized protein isoform X2, protein MEFSYASNLHRHLKNIHKKKEICLVDGCTYQCSNKRKMLLHLELKHTPHVEKVDLQFPNLEEFYAWKLKEEVQNFVCFTKRRGDTEMLASTHQHYICYLSRRKSAKEKLAKMDLFCPARIVVKQSRETGTVSATYFKTHSHPLTYSGTQHLPIPECLRHDIKKKLKAGQTVNQVHLQLKRDHQSQLAVAIAMYNRLRKVDKTQIRSIQRSMVRSGVISDKTSDKANEEDASQMVCGAEHQVIPDTAMHLEVTTDQSISKDLMLNSTQKVAATSAMTPVEIISPDEVTKHISAAQRVDQGDGKPKTDVQVMVKQLLTLLENEGVKHRMMSCVEGSIEELIVMCKVAQT, encoded by the coding sequence ATGGAGTTTTCCTATGCATCAAATCTGCACCGTCATTTGAAGAACATTCATAAGAAAAAGGAAATCTGCCTGGTGGATGGATGTACGTATCAGTGTTCCAACAAACGGAAGATGCTGCTTCACCTCGAACTCAAACACACGCCCCACGTGGAAAAGGTTGACCTGCAGTTTCCAAACCTGGAGGAGTTCTATGCCTGGAAGCTGAAAGAGGAGGTGCAGAACTTTGTGTGTTTCACAAAACGGCGAGGAGACACCGAAATGCTGGCCTCAACTCACCAGCACTACATCTGTTACTTGTCTCGCAGAAAATCCGCTAAAGAAAAACTTGCAAAGATGGACTTGTTCTGTCCGGCACGCATTGTCGTTAAGCAGTCAAGGGAAACTGGTACTGTCAGTGCCACTTACTTCAAGACACATTCGCATCCACTCACATATTCGGGTACCCAGCATCTTCCAATTCCAGAGTGCCTCCGCCACGACATTAAGAAGAAACTGAAGGCAGGCCAGACGGTCAACCAAGTCCACTTGCAGCTCAAAAGGGACCACCAATCGCAACTTGCCGTGGCAATAGCCATGTACAACAGGTTACGCAAAGTGGACAAAACTCAAATTAGGTCTATCCAGCGCTCCATGGTGAGAAGTGGAGTGATATCGGACAAGACCTCAGATAAAGCGAATGAAGAGGATGCTTCTCAGATGGTTTGTGGAGCAGAGCATCAGGTCATACCTGACACAGCAATGCACTTAGAGGTCACTACAGATCAGAGCATTTCCAAAGATCTGATGCTGAATTCTACCCAGAAAGTGGCCGCCACATCGGCCATGACCCCTGTGGAGATCATATCCCCTGATGAGGTTACAAAGCACATCTCTGCTGCTCAGCGGGTGGACCAGGGAGATGGCAAGCCCAAAACTGATGTGCAAGTGATGGTGAAGCAGCTGTTGACTCTTCTTGAGAATGAGGGGGTTAAACATCGCATGATGTCTTGTGTCGAAGGGAGCATAGAAGAGCTCATCGTTATGTGTAAAGTAGCACAGACCTAA